A window of the Cuculus canorus isolate bCucCan1 chromosome 3, bCucCan1.pri, whole genome shotgun sequence genome harbors these coding sequences:
- the LOC104060725 gene encoding ankyrin repeat domain-containing protein 9 translates to MAGNQASLQDDQSRHCKFLSYMFYQAVRDHKPVWMLEDMRTMEYFYWEENASLRTYSPSEALLYAVVHNHLPYAQYLLSHFPEEALKVPGEHFCYCPSSAPHLAMAVTYDRRDILGLIIKIAHKLPSLNSYINRTGCFHLEDGKTPLHLACELLRSETVLILLGNGASPRIEDSKGLTPLDVILEQMWDSKVNVASKKLCLDYLLLFMPNPQFKMRKVLQEHPDHWTALLGEDKFNSLVGNTPASLYLQAMQTILQTLPPSHFPRSIQELPIPQALKPLPSYGKKLPTKNVTHSRWMCCQG, encoded by the coding sequence ATGGCTGGTAACCAGGCCAGCCTGCAGGATGATCAGAGCAGGCACTGCAAGTTCTTATCCTACATGTTCTACCAGGCTGTGCGAGATCACAAGCCTGTGTGGATGCTGGAAGACATGAGAACTATGGAGTATTTTTACTGGGAGGAAAATGCCAGCTTAAGGACCTACTCACCTTCAGAAGCCCTTCTTTATGCAGTGGTGCATAACCACCTGCCTTATGCTCAGTATTTGCTGTCTCATTTTCCAGAGGAGGCTCTCAAGGTGCCTGGGGAGCACTTCTGCTACTGCCCATCCTCTGCTCCTCACCTGGCCATGGCGGTCACATACGACAGGAGAGATATCTTAGGGCTGATCATCAAAATTGCACACAAGCTTCCCAGCTTGAACTCCTACATCAACAGGACTGGCTGCTTTCATCTGGAAGATGGGAAAACCCCCCTGCACCTTGCCTGTGAGCTGCTGAGGTCAGAGactgtcctcatcctcctcgGGAATGGAGCTTCTCCCAGGATAGAGGACAGTAAAGGGCTTACCCCACTGGATGTCATCCTGGAGCAGATGTGGGACTCCAAAGTCAACGTGGCATCAAAGAAGCTCTGCCTCGACTACCTCTTGCTCTTCATGCCCAACCCACAGTTTAAGATGCGGAAAGTTCTGCAGGAGCACCCAGACCACTGGACAGCTTTGCTGGGGGAAGACAAGTTCAACAGCCTCGTGGGGAACACGCCTGCTTCTTTATACCTGCAAGCTATGCAAACTATTCTCCAGACTCTCCCCCCATCCCACTTCCCTAGGAGCATCCAGGAACTCCCCATACCTCAGGCACTAAAGCCCTTGCCATCGTATGGCAAAAAGCTACCGACAAAAAACGTG